DNA from Sulfurimonas gotlandica GD1:
TCTTTTAAAGTTGGAAAAAAATCTAAAATATTTTCATCTTCTTTAATCATTTTAAGACTCTTAGCATCTAGCTCTTGTAATAAGATGCGAGACATAAGCGCGTAAATATTTACTCTTGCTTGTGTTTGTTGCATAGGTTATTGACCTTTTTTATTTGTTAAAATTATACAATTGAGATTTTTAAAGTGATTATTTTATCACAAAAGACTGAAAATATGATTAGCTTGTCTGACTAGGCTCATTTTCCTTGTAAATACTCATAGAAGGAAACGCAAACTCTAAAGAGTTTCTCTCTAAGATTTCCATTATATTATACATAACATCTTCTTTAGTCTCCAACCATTCAGCCCAATTTACACTTTTAGAAAAGCAGTATATAAGTATGTTAATACTTGAACCTGAAAATTCATCTAGATATACAAGGAGATTTCTCTTAATACCCATTTCATCATCTTTTGAAACAAGCTTAGCACTCTTATGATGAGAGTAGTCATACTCAGTATTTACAGTAGCAATTCCAGGATGCTTATCTATCATATGGCGTATCTCTTCTATAGCATTTTTTATATTTTCGCGTTTAGAGTTGTACTTGATGCCTATACTCATTTTTATTCTTCTACCAAGTGAGCGCTTATCCCAGTTCTTAACATTTTGGTTAGCTAAAATAGAGTTTGGAATTGCAATAATCGCATTATCAAAAGTCCTTAAAGTAGTAACTCTTAGACCTATCTCTACAACAGTACCTTCATGTCCATTTACAGCTATCCAGTCACCCTGAGAAAAGACATCACTAAGCAAGATGGAAAGAGTTCCAAAAAAATTGGCCAAAGAGTCTTTTGCAGCAAGAGCTACAGCAAAACCACCTATTCCAAGACCAGAGAGAACAGTGGTGAGGTTTGCCCCTGCAAAGTGTAAGATTACAAGCAGACCTATAACCATAATAATAAAATTAATTATTTTAATACCGACGTTAATTATTTCACTTTTGATTTTTTTATCGACAGTATCTATCTCATGAATTTTTATACTTGATATTACATTTACAATTTTATAGACAATATATGTGAGCAGAACTATATAACTTATAGTAAAAAACTTATCAAATGTGCCGACTCCTGCAAAATCATTATAAATATAAAGTGTTACTTCTATATTGATCAAGATGATAATAAACTCTATTGGTTTTCGTACACTGTTTAAGATATCTTTTGAATATTTTTTCAAAGATTCTATATCAAAGATATATGCTTCTATCTCTTTGTAGAGGTATTTACGAATAAGATAAATAATTGCAAATACAAGCAATATAAAAATAATTTTGACAACATCAAAGCCATATGGACGAATAACAGAGTTTATCTGTTGTGCTATAGCAGTATTGTTTATGGAGATAACAGGATTTATCAGATTATAGTTTGAGTACTTATTTAGCCTGTACATCTTCTTTTCAAACAAAGATAGATATTTAAGGGTATCTCCATTTAATTCTAATAATGCATAGTAATCTCTGATATTTTCCTTAGCCTGCTTTAGAGTTCTTGATGGTTCATCAATCTGTAAAATAGCTTCATAGTCTATATTAGTTATCTCTGCATTATGCTCTTGATTCTTTACAAACATATCACTCATATATACTTGAAATTCTTCAAAGCTCATGTTATTTAGAGCTCTAAGAATACTTCTTACCATAGTGTTTTGAGCATTTAAAAGTCTATATGATTTTACTAAGACCTCATCTCTAATAGTTGCATATTTATTACCAAGACGTTTATTTAGCTTTATGATTTTTTCTAATGCAAAAATCTCAGAGTCATAGACTCTGGATTTATCTATAAATTTGTTTTTGTTTTTTAGGATGTCATCTAACGCTTTAGAGTACAGAGCTTCTTGCTTCGCTGCAATCTGCATTATCTTCTCTTGAGTTACATTATCATCATTCATCTGCTTTATCATTTCAATCTGTTGAGTGATAAATGGCGAATAATCAGGTCCAGACTTAGCAAATAGCGGTAAAACCAGTATTAAAATTATAAGTAATTTTTTGATGACAGACTCCTTGTTATATTTTAGATGCCCTCAGCAATCATAGCATCAGCAACTTTTTTAAACCCTGCAATATTTGCTCCATCTACATAATTACCTTCAACCCCATAATCTTTGGCAGTTAAGGCAACTCTTTTACAAATCTGTTGCATTACATTTTTTAGTTTTGCATCTACTTCTTCAAAACTCCACTTACTCATAGAAGCATTTTGAGCCATTTCAAATTCACTAACAGCAACACCACCTGCATTTGCAGCTTTTGCAGGTGCAAAACATATTTTATGAGATAAGAAATCATTTACAGCTTTTGGTGTTGATGGCATATTTGCACCCTCACTTACACTAACACAACCGTTTACTATAAGATTTTGAGCGTCAAAGCCATTTAACTCATTTTGAGTTGCACATGGAAATGCCGCATAACATGGTATATCCCAAACGGCATGTCCATCTTCTGGGTACTCTGACACTGGAATATATTTAGCCTCTGGATGAGCTACTACATACTCTTCCAAAGAGGTACGTTTTTCTAGTTTCAAATCTTTCAAAAGTGCTAAATCAACACCACGAGGGTCATGAATAGTTCCTTTTGAATCTGAACAAGACACGGGGATAGCACCAATGTGATAAAGTTTCTCTATAGCATGAAGAGCAACATTACCTGCTCCACTAACTGTACATATTTTACCTGTTAAAGGCTCTTTACCTTCAATTTCCAACATAGTCTCAGTAAAGTATACAGTTCCATAACCTGTCGCTTCTGGTCTCATAAGTGATCCGCCAAACATAAACGGTTTACCTGTTAAAACACCCTCGTATGATGAAGTTATCTTTTTATACTCACCAAAAAGGTATCCTATCTCTCTGGCACCAACACCAATATCCCCTGCCGGTATATCTATACGAGGGCCTATATATTTATGAAGTTCAGTCATAAAAGCTGAACAAAACTTCATAACTTCAAAGTCACTTTTTCCCTTAGGATCAAAGTCACTTCCACCTTTACCACCACCAATCGGCAGACCGGTAAGTGCATTTTTAAGAATCTGCTCAAATCCTAAAAATTTCAATATACCCTCATTTACTGATGGATGAAAACGAAGTCCACCTTTGTATGGTCCAAGAGCATTGTTAAACTGAACTCTGTAGCCTGTGTTTACCATTATGTTTTGATTATCATCCATCCAAACTACTTTAAACTTTATTATTCTGTCTGGAACTACAAGTCTCTCTAAAATCGCGTGTTTTTTATATCTGTCATCTGATTCCAAAAGTGGAGCTATCGAATATATAACCTCTTCCATCGCCTGATAAAAAACCTTATCCTGCTCACAATTACCACTCTCAAATTTTTTAATTTTACTTTCTGCTGTAGTCATTAACTTTCCTGTTATTTTTATTATTATATGTATATTTTATAACTAATGTTCTTAATTTTTCATAGATGTTTTAATCATCATTCTTCTAAGATATGCTATCTTACTTTGCAATGGAAGGTCTTTTGGGCAGACATCTTCACATCCAAGCAACGTCATACATCCAAAGATACCATCTTCATCTCCGATAAGTTCATAATACTCTTCATCGCTACGTTTATCTCTTGGATCTAAATGATATCTAGCTATCTTATTCAGTCCAACTGCACCAGTAAATGTTGGTCGCATCTGGATAGTACCACATCCAGCTACACAACATCCACATTCTACACAGCGATCAAGCTCATATATCTCATTAGCCAGTTCTGGTTCCATGCGTTCTTCTAGTTTATCTACATCTAGCTCTTTTTCTTTATCATGTATCCAAGTCTCCAGATGCTCATTTAAATAACGCATCCATTTTCCTGTATATATAGATAAATCTCCTATGAGTTCAAAAAGAGGAAGAGGTGCAAGAGTAATATGTTCACCTAGTTTAGAAGTGAGGGTTCTACATGCAAGCTTTGGTCTTCCGTTTACAAGCATTGAACAGCTTCCACAGATACCTGCACGACAAACAAAGTCAAACTTTAAGGAGTTATCATGATGCTCTCTTATCTCATTTAAAACTATATATAGAGTCATTCCATCAGATTCTTCTACTTTAAATGTTTCCATATGTGGAACATCTTCTGGATCATGTGGATCAAAACGTAATATATTTATCTTAAGCATTCTTGCCTTTTTCTCATTACTCATACGTTCTCTCCAAGTCTCTCGTTATTTCCTCTATACTTTTTAGGCAGTTTATCTCTAAATGGCATCAAAGCTTCTTGAATCTCAAATCTGTCTTTTCCTGCTTCTTGAAGCATCTTCGTAGCCTTTTCTACACTATTTTCTCTAACCTTTGTCATTGGATGATGCTTAGTTAAATCTTTCCCGTAACCACGGAATCCAGGTGGCATCTCCATCTTAGATATATTGATATCTTCATAACTTACACTAGGCATAGTCTGATTTGCATCCGGCCACGAAGTAATCGTTCTTTTTAGCCATCTTTCATCATCTCTCTCAGGAAAATCCTCTCTTGAGTGAGCCCCTCTACTCTCTTGCCTTAAGTATGCGCCTAGAGCACATGTAAGTGCTACTTTTATCATTCTTTGAGTTCTATATGCATTAACCAGCGCCGGATTTGCAGCACGAGATTTTGAACGAAAAACTTCTATGTTCTTACTTCTCTTTAACAACTCTTCAAGCTCATCAACTGCTTCTTTTAAATCTTTGCCATTTCTAAAGATCCCAACCTTATCCATCATTATAGTTTCCATGCGACGGCGAAGAACATACGCATCTTCTCCATTTTTATTTGTAAGCAGTTTTTCTAACTTGTCATACTCTTGTTTCATAAAACACTCAACTTTACTGCTGTGAATAACCATATCACTCTCTGGAGTATCAAGGAAATCGCTAATATACTCTGCAACCATCATACCGGCTACAACAGTTTCACTTACAGAGTTTCCACCAAGTCTGTTAAAACCGTGTAAATCCCAACAAGCTGCTTCTCCACAAGAATAAAGACCTTTTAAAGTTTGTGATTCACCTGTGTATTTTGTACGGATTCCACCCATAGAGTAGTGTTGAGTCGGGCGAACAGGTATCCAGTCAACTGCAGGATCTATTCCCAAAAAGTTTTCACAAATCTCTTTTACTTCTCTTAAGTTTTTTTCTATATGTTCTCTTCCAAGATTAGTTATATCCAGCCAAAGATGATCTCCATACTTGGATTTAACTCCCTTTCCTTTTCTCATATGTTCAGTCATTCTGCGACTTACAACATCTCTAGATGCAAGCTCTTTTTTGTCAGGCTCATAGTCTGGCATAAATCTATAACCGTCTTTGTCAAGCAGAAGTCCACCATCACCGCGACAACCTTCAGTTGTCAAAATTCCAACCGGAACAATTGCAGTAGGGTGAAATTGAATAGCTTCCATATTTCCAAGTGTTGCGATACCTGTCTCAAGAGCGATTGCCTGACCCATGCCCTGACAGATAATGGCATTTGTTGAAACACTATAGATTCGTCCATATCCGCCTGTAGCCATTGTTGTAGCTTTTGATACATACGCTACCAGCTCTCCACTCATAAGATTTCTTGCAACTGCTCCGTAGCATCTGCCATCTTCGTGAATAAGTGAAATTGCTTCTAATCTCTCATGAATCTCAACTTTTTCTTTATGAGCTTTGTTATCCATTGCATAGAGCATGCTATGTCCTGTTCCATCAGAGGTATAACAAGTTCTCCATTTTTTCGTACCACCAAAATCTCTTGCTGTGATAAGACCATGAGCCTCATCTTTTTCGGTAATAGTGACTGTCTCAGCATTTATAATTACCTTTCTGTCACCCTTTTGAACTCTGCTCCATGGAACACCCCAATTAGCCAGCTCTCTTATGGCTTTTGGTGCACAATGAACGAACATTCTTGCGACTTCCTGATCTGCTCCCCAGTCGCTACCTTTGATAGTATCTGAGAAGTGAACATCTTCATTATCACCTTCACCCATTTTAGCATTTGCCAAACTAGCTTGCATCCCGCCCTGTGCAGCCGATGAATGAGATCGCTTTGGAGGGACAAGAGATATTACTACAGCGTTATGACCTCTCTCTTTAACACCAGTTGCAACCCTCAAACCAGCTAAACCACCACCAATAATAAGAACATCTGTATATATAACTTTCACTAGTGAGCCTTTAAATTTATAATAGTTGATTTATATCTTGTACCTGGTTCAAAATCATTTGTGTAACCAATATAGATATATTTCATAAGGCTAAGTGAACCGACTACAATATATATAACGATTAAACTCTTCATCAAAAGCTTAAATCTTCTTCGCGATACTTTTGTATTTCTACTCTCCATAAAACCCCACTTCATAGCAAGGCGATAAAGCCCAATAAAAGCATGTGAGACAACAGATAGAAGTAGTAAGAAGTAAAGAGGAGCCATATGTTCATGGACAACTCTGTATGAAGATGCAAATGGTCCGATATTTGAAGGTTCCGCCATCATAGTATAAAGATGCACAGAGCCGATAAAAAGCATTATAAATCCAGTCATAATTTGAACAACCCACAAAGATGTATCTTCATGCTTCATTTGAAGAACATGATTTCTCATAATCTTATGTTGTCTGTAATTATTTGGAAACTTCTTTAAAGCAACACCGGCATGAAGAATAAATATAATAGAAATTGCACCTGCTAAAAATGAGATGATCCCAGGATATGTCTCACCAAAAAAGTAATATCCTTCAAACATAATAGTTACTCTGTACATCATTTCATTACTAATTAAAATAGAAGACTCAAAAAGGATATGTCCCATTATGAACACTCCCAATATAAGCCCAGTACTACTTTGGATAAAATCCAATATTGCTGGTGTTTTATCTATCTTTTTGTTCTTCATTTATTCTCCGAGGTTATCATTATTATAATTATGCAATTTTACTATAATTATTGTTCTTCTGGCTTCCAACTTTTAAAGCTTATATATTGAGGAAAAGCTTCTGGCTTAAAGATTGACTTACCTAATAGTGTTCTAATACACTCTTGTATGCCTTCAGTCATACTTGGATGCGGGTGTACTGTTTTCATAATATCTCCAAGACGAATATTATGATCCATAAGAGTTACTATATACATAATAGATGCTGCAGATTGCGGTCCAGCTGCCCTCATACCAAGAACTTTTGGATTTTCTTCATCAGTCACTATCATCTTAAAAAATCCTTCTGTTTCTCGCATCGTTATGGCGCGAGAAACTAAAGCATGTTTATAAAAAACGACTTTATAAGCTATCTTAGCTTTTTGACACTCTTTTTCATTTAATCCTACCGATGAAATTTCAGGATTAAAGAACATAATTGTAGACATATTTCTGTATCTAAGCGGGAATTTTATTTTTGATTCTATCGCCTTTGCCGCAAATCGCCCTTCCATCTCAGCTACATTTACAAGCGCATTATGTCCGGAAATATCACCGGCTGCATATATATTACTATTGACTAAACACTCTTCATCTGTGCAGATAAGACCGTTCTGTGTTAGTTCTATACCTACATTCTCCAATCCAAGTCTTTTAAAACTCGGCACACGTCCTATTGAGACTAAGATTGTATCGACACTGATTACCTCAGTGTGAGAATCTTTATAATCAAGTGTAACATCTATATGAGTGTCATGTTTTTTAATAGATCTTAGAGATGCTGTATGATAGATTGAGACACCAATATTTTCAAGCATCTTTGCTGCATAGTCACTTACATCGTTATCTTCAAAAGGAATGACTCTCTCTTGCGAATCCAACAGGTGCACCTTTGTTTGACCAAACTCTGCAAATATTGTTGCAAACTCGCATCCAACTATTCCCGCTCCTACTATTAAGATTTCTCTTGGAAACTTTTTAAGTTTTAATATATGATTGGAGTTAATAATCATTTCTCCATCTACTTCAAGAAGTGGATGCTTTCTTGGATGAGAGCCACTTGCTATGATAAAATTATCTGCAATGATTTCAACAACTTCACCGTCATGCTTGGTAACTAGAACACTCTTATTTAAAGAAAAGCTTCCCCATCCCTCAATAAGCGTTACACTTTTGTCACTGCCCTCTTTTTTGGAAAATGTCTCGATTTGTGAGCGAATCTGGTACTCTTTTTCTCTAACTGCTGCAAAAACATTATCACGAACTTTTTCATAATCAACACTAATATTTGAAGCCCTGTAACCACGATCTATTTTATTTGCAATCGAAAAATCTTTTGAAAGCTCCCACATAGTTTTCGAGCTAAGTGCACCATCAGCAACACCTGCACCACCAATACGATTTCCTTCAATTATGCAAACATGATTGCCAAAATCATACGACCTCATTGCTGCTGCAAAACCTGCAGGACCACATCCGATAACACAAACATCATATTTTAATCTATTCATAGTATATTTTACAACATTTGACATAAAACAACTATTTCTTTTTTACAATTATGCTAGAATCACTTTTAAAAAGGATTTCTTATCACTTACACTATTATTCATACTATTCATATTTTTTCTGTATTCATCTACGGTGGATTTTTATTTGTAGATGTTCTGTTTCTTTCTAAAATGCCTCAGACTCTTGACTCCGATGAGCATAAAAAAGCCAGAGAAGCAATCATGATTCATGTAAGGAAAGTTGTTCCAAAAGCTCTTATTGTAGCTGTTTTCACAGGTCTTTACCTCTTTTCCCAAGTCTTTGGAGAGATAGCTAGCAGTGGATTAACACACTTTCAGATGCTACTTAGTATAAAAGCTTTTTTTGGTCTTTGGCTTGGCTTTCGTGGAATAAATCAAGTGTTTTTTGGGATTCAGCCTTGGGTTTTTAAAAGTCATCTTTTCCCTTTTTCGCTAGTAGTTATTATCATATTATTATCACAATTTATGTATTTATAAAGTGGTGAAATAATCACATTTTATTGATATTTTAATTTTTTTACCCTTTTTTTATAATTATTACTTATTTTATGTGATAAAATGCAGGCACATAAAATCGACAAAAGGGTAATTATATGTTTGCAAATACTAGTATCCAAAAGAAAATGAATCTTCTCATTTTAATGGTTACAATTTCGGTCCTCTCAGCCACTATATTCGTTTTTCTGGCAATGAGTTTTATAGAGTCAAAATATGACCATCTACACAAAAACTCAATGCTAGGAGCACTTCAAACTTTAGAAATAGAGAAAAACTTGAACTATGTAAGTAGAACAACCAGAGACATTATGCTCGGCGGAGACTACAACAAAGATATGACAAAGCTAAATGAGTCTATAGAAAAAATTGGTAGTCTATTTTCATCTTTAGAAAAAATGATGGAGCAAGACACTTCTTTGCCAATGGTAATAGATGCGAAAACTTCTACTATGTTATTTTTAGACAACTCTTACAAAATGATGGAATCTTTGAACAGTGAAGATATTCAAAACTCTAAAGAAAGCATATACAAAAAATATAAAAATGATTTAACACCTTTTGCAAACACTTCTAGAACAGCCTTTAAGAAGCTGGTAAAGCACAAAGGAAATGAGCTAAGCAATGACTCTGTTGCCTTAGCAGATGACTTAGGCTTTTATAAAACACTGGTTTTAGTTGCTGGTCTGTTTGTAGCAGTTGTTGTGTTTATTTTAGCAACAATAATTAGAAAATCAATCACAGGCGGGATTGGAACATTTATAACTCTTATTGGACATGCTGCAAAAGGTAACTTTACTCATAAAGACAATTCATGTAATGATACAAACACTGAGCTTGGAATTTTGGGGT
Protein-coding regions in this window:
- a CDS encoding mechanosensitive ion channel family protein → MNDDNVTQEKIMQIAAKQEALYSKALDDILKNKNKFIDKSRVYDSEIFALEKIIKLNKRLGNKYATIRDEVLVKSYRLLNAQNTMVRSILRALNNMSFEEFQVYMSDMFVKNQEHNAEITNIDYEAILQIDEPSRTLKQAKENIRDYYALLELNGDTLKYLSLFEKKMYRLNKYSNYNLINPVISINNTAIAQQINSVIRPYGFDVVKIIFILLVFAIIYLIRKYLYKEIEAYIFDIESLKKYSKDILNSVRKPIEFIIILINIEVTLYIYNDFAGVGTFDKFFTISYIVLLTYIVYKIVNVISSIKIHEIDTVDKKIKSEIINVGIKIINFIIMVIGLLVILHFAGANLTTVLSGLGIGGFAVALAAKDSLANFFGTLSILLSDVFSQGDWIAVNGHEGTVVEIGLRVTTLRTFDNAIIAIPNSILANQNVKNWDKRSLGRRIKMSIGIKYNSKRENIKNAIEEIRHMIDKHPGIATVNTEYDYSHHKSAKLVSKDDEMGIKRNLLVYLDEFSGSSINILIYCFSKSVNWAEWLETKEDVMYNIMEILERNSLEFAFPSMSIYKENEPSQTS
- the gdhA gene encoding NADP-specific glutamate dehydrogenase codes for the protein MTTAESKIKKFESGNCEQDKVFYQAMEEVIYSIAPLLESDDRYKKHAILERLVVPDRIIKFKVVWMDDNQNIMVNTGYRVQFNNALGPYKGGLRFHPSVNEGILKFLGFEQILKNALTGLPIGGGKGGSDFDPKGKSDFEVMKFCSAFMTELHKYIGPRIDIPAGDIGVGAREIGYLFGEYKKITSSYEGVLTGKPFMFGGSLMRPEATGYGTVYFTETMLEIEGKEPLTGKICTVSGAGNVALHAIEKLYHIGAIPVSCSDSKGTIHDPRGVDLALLKDLKLEKRTSLEEYVVAHPEAKYIPVSEYPEDGHAVWDIPCYAAFPCATQNELNGFDAQNLIVNGCVSVSEGANMPSTPKAVNDFLSHKICFAPAKAANAGGVAVSEFEMAQNASMSKWSFEEVDAKLKNVMQQICKRVALTAKDYGVEGNYVDGANIAGFKKVADAMIAEGI
- a CDS encoding fumarate reductase iron-sulfur subunit produces the protein MSNEKKARMLKINILRFDPHDPEDVPHMETFKVEESDGMTLYIVLNEIREHHDNSLKFDFVCRAGICGSCSMLVNGRPKLACRTLTSKLGEHITLAPLPLFELIGDLSIYTGKWMRYLNEHLETWIHDKEKELDVDKLEERMEPELANEIYELDRCVECGCCVAGCGTIQMRPTFTGAVGLNKIARYHLDPRDKRSDEEYYELIGDEDGIFGCMTLLGCEDVCPKDLPLQSKIAYLRRMMIKTSMKN
- a CDS encoding fumarate reductase flavoprotein subunit, whose translation is MKVIYTDVLIIGGGLAGLRVATGVKERGHNAVVISLVPPKRSHSSAAQGGMQASLANAKMGEGDNEDVHFSDTIKGSDWGADQEVARMFVHCAPKAIRELANWGVPWSRVQKGDRKVIINAETVTITEKDEAHGLITARDFGGTKKWRTCYTSDGTGHSMLYAMDNKAHKEKVEIHERLEAISLIHEDGRCYGAVARNLMSGELVAYVSKATTMATGGYGRIYSVSTNAIICQGMGQAIALETGIATLGNMEAIQFHPTAIVPVGILTTEGCRGDGGLLLDKDGYRFMPDYEPDKKELASRDVVSRRMTEHMRKGKGVKSKYGDHLWLDITNLGREHIEKNLREVKEICENFLGIDPAVDWIPVRPTQHYSMGGIRTKYTGESQTLKGLYSCGEAACWDLHGFNRLGGNSVSETVVAGMMVAEYISDFLDTPESDMVIHSSKVECFMKQEYDKLEKLLTNKNGEDAYVLRRRMETIMMDKVGIFRNGKDLKEAVDELEELLKRSKNIEVFRSKSRAANPALVNAYRTQRMIKVALTCALGAYLRQESRGAHSREDFPERDDERWLKRTITSWPDANQTMPSVSYEDINISKMEMPPGFRGYGKDLTKHHPMTKVRENSVEKATKMLQEAGKDRFEIQEALMPFRDKLPKKYRGNNERLGENV
- a CDS encoding fumarate reductase cytochrome b subunit, whose protein sequence is MKNKKIDKTPAILDFIQSSTGLILGVFIMGHILFESSILISNEMMYRVTIMFEGYYFFGETYPGIISFLAGAISIIFILHAGVALKKFPNNYRQHKIMRNHVLQMKHEDTSLWVVQIMTGFIMLFIGSVHLYTMMAEPSNIGPFASSYRVVHEHMAPLYFLLLLSVVSHAFIGLYRLAMKWGFMESRNTKVSRRRFKLLMKSLIVIYIVVGSLSLMKYIYIGYTNDFEPGTRYKSTIINLKAH
- a CDS encoding dihydrolipoyl dehydrogenase family protein produces the protein MNRLKYDVCVIGCGPAGFAAAMRSYDFGNHVCIIEGNRIGGAGVADGALSSKTMWELSKDFSIANKIDRGYRASNISVDYEKVRDNVFAAVREKEYQIRSQIETFSKKEGSDKSVTLIEGWGSFSLNKSVLVTKHDGEVVEIIADNFIIASGSHPRKHPLLEVDGEMIINSNHILKLKKFPREILIVGAGIVGCEFATIFAEFGQTKVHLLDSQERVIPFEDNDVSDYAAKMLENIGVSIYHTASLRSIKKHDTHIDVTLDYKDSHTEVISVDTILVSIGRVPSFKRLGLENVGIELTQNGLICTDEECLVNSNIYAAGDISGHNALVNVAEMEGRFAAKAIESKIKFPLRYRNMSTIMFFNPEISSVGLNEKECQKAKIAYKVVFYKHALVSRAITMRETEGFFKMIVTDEENPKVLGMRAAGPQSAASIMYIVTLMDHNIRLGDIMKTVHPHPSMTEGIQECIRTLLGKSIFKPEAFPQYISFKSWKPEEQ